From Carassius gibelio isolate Cgi1373 ecotype wild population from Czech Republic chromosome B21, carGib1.2-hapl.c, whole genome shotgun sequence, the proteins below share one genomic window:
- the LOC127985517 gene encoding barH-like 1 homeobox protein, with the protein MEASTNGSSFGIDSLLSHRPGSPVIAKGDSLVGECRSPLEFSPRSDLESGCSSPPSPRRECAEDAAQRQGHPLGLGLGLPSHLQHGPMSAGSQPRTVTSSFLIRDILADCKPLAACAPYSSNGQPTQEAGRLVSKIADDFIEKIHSNSSSDSEYKVKEEGDREISSSRDSPHVRLKKPRKARTAFTDHQLAQLERSFERQKYLSVQDRMELAASLNLTDTQVKTWYQNRRTKWKRQTAVGLELLAEAGNYSALQRMFPSPYFYPQSLMSNLDPGAALYLYRGPSAPPPALQRPLVPRILLHGLQGANEPPPPLPPLSGVLPRPTPPR; encoded by the exons ATGGAAGCGTCCACCAACGGCTCCAGTTTTGGAATCGACTCCCTGCTATCCCACAGGCCCGGAAGCCCAGTCATCGCGAAGGGGGACAGTTTGGTTGGAGAATGCCGGTCCCCGCTGGAGTTCAGCCCCAGATCAGACTTAGAGAGCGGTTGTTCTTCTCCTCCGTCCCCGCGGAGGGAGTGCGCTGAGGATGCGGCGCAGAGACAGGGTCACCCACTCGGGCTCGGGCTCGGGCTCCCGTCCCATTTGCAACACGGGCCGATGTCCGCTGGATCGCAACCTCGGACTGTCACTTCATCCTTCTTAATAAGAGATATTCTTGCTGACTGTAAACCCTTAGCAGCGTGTGCTCCTTACTCCAGTAACGGCCAGCCGACTCAGGAGGCAGGGAGACTGGTGTCTAAAATCGCAGACGACTTCATCGAAAAGATCCACAGTAACTCATCGTCAGACAGTGAATACAAAG TGAAAGAGGAGGGCGACAGGGAGATCTCGAGCAGCAGAGATAGCCCGCATGTTCGCCTGAAGAAGCCACGGAAAGCGCGGACCGCCTTCACTGACCATCAGCTCGCCCAGCTGGAGCGCAGTTTTGAGCGTCAGAAGTATCTGAGCGTGCAGGACAGGATGGAGCTGGCAGCCTCTCTCAACCTGACCGACACGCAGGTCAAAACCTGGTACCAGAACAGGAG GACAAAGTGGAAGAGGCAAACGGCGGTCGGACTGGAATTGTTAGCGGAGGCTGGAAATTATTCCGCGCTGCAAAGGATGTTCCCTTCGCCGTACTTCTACCCTCAAAGTCTGATGTCGAATCTGGACCCTGGAGCAGCGCTCTACTTATACAGGGGACCTTCGGCGCCCCCGCCGGCGCTGCAGCGTCCTCTCGTTCCCCGGATTCTCCTGCACGGGCTCCAGGGCGCCAACGAGCCACCGCCGCCTTTGCCCCCCCTCTCCGGTGTGTTACCCAGACCGACACCACCACGATGA